From a region of the Daphnia magna isolate NIES linkage group LG1, ASM2063170v1.1, whole genome shotgun sequence genome:
- the LOC116933058 gene encoding uncharacterized protein LOC116933058 isoform X2 encodes MMQPRDAHDDGDCAMEEAGALLLHSSPLPAVMTLTTSSKTNASSPSSSNQQTNDQIRDRQRTASPLSAAAADALVGARKRKAIRVVKHQQASSPAKEDPEPEEPIVLTRTSDLAGFSGNKTAEQGNTSMDTGVSSDLSESRPSLAGEEEDEEEDVEILNEDERSRGSAGEEESGGEFYQSTTRNHLRRRVGRHSEDSESNESGSGHEGGRRLRQKNRRTMRQRRDQGRKRQRTADEMIDEDDEMDPCGGHADDSRRCHPIAQQKTRISILQDASSVGSVDFSCRANTNMIHPATLARPLISSAHLAAMASHSSAVENIASKSSVLAVVETAGAAAAALRAPLALSTVMTSSGRHANHLFQHDEMLTNPPEEYKNEEDDPFSAVLREMKLKGEFPCRLCEAVFPNLRALKGHNRNHLTHAPYRCNMCPSTSLDKGALIRHMRTHNGERPYECRDCQYAFTTKANCERHLRNRHGKANRDAVKASIVYHLSEDANRALGGDNSDNSGSYYKANHNDQSALDLSADRDESIDEEEESTDYPSEEEEEEEEKEEEDGAAIEQDGPLDLTVDVLDLRKRRQDPKATQFALTSTAVVAVTSTSHHHNRNAVASAPTAAVAPTVQASASDVKPAVSFAPPYFPSSYPGTVASLAGLPFFYPGLGGAPYSAFFESKLVEMGHQNPAVDLSALALAAAHHDALRQAQQVQKPQPSHPASASLVEGLLMPAAKKFNADAAENIRPVAMPVAMAVATSPVKMEPKKSSHHHSSSSGQAVNDPGVKMVLKNGVLVKKQKQRRYRTERPFGCEHCTARFTLRSNMERHIKQQHPDIWSSRPRGHRRSACALTKSAALPTMVDLKGHMVNSMPAVAPPMAQEASVKLEVGGKAPISEQVRQAVQQKLKKRRNSEHSEDEEEDDDEGEEEEEEDGNLVIDIERKDHGPVGQRTVASKTEPADLASVSKLLNNAVAQSFQQYFNQHRDPEVESSVTSDKINRASPSEGNNTDEMDEGECTSISDGHSMGGSDFGGNRSDSGGQAVSNIKGKKKSAYSNAPHRVSCPYCARKFPWTSSLRRHILTHTGQKPYKCPQCPLWFTTKSNCDRHLLRKHGNHLRHAGSGETANNNSNNSVASNAADNSRNVPDRPYKCALCPSSTFATSDNLKKHVDNKHCPAHHGGMSSPESMAAADGEPEKVHRHQSSNPTSPAPQAGDGNSAAAGGEQLPFKCHLCDDSGGYAERQEVLDHLQREHRDEFHDLVGKVGALVAEPPPMPSAPTSDEGEDYDSVRGKFPDYVNRKVICAFCLRRFWSAEDLRRHMRTHSGERPYQCDVCSRRFTLKHSMLRHRRKHGGSGQAEESDEEEEEEEEEEEGSISSDHRANQRHCRRESSRSSAKAKVRMQAALWSGSKSGSRSTGGMRLRGPCGSDLISNLLGIQDTSLVDQLMSKPADDAARLLGVTGGNRV; translated from the exons ATGATGCAGCCTCGCGACGCTCACGACGACGGCGATTGCGCAATGGAAGAGGCAGGCGCTCTACTACTACACTCATCGCCTTTGCCGGCCGTCATGACTCTGACGACCAGCTCCAAGACAAACGCCTCTTCTCCATCATCGTCCAATCAGCAGACAAACGATCAGATCAGAGACCGTCAGAGGACGGCCTCGCCGCTCTCTGCAGCCGCCGCGGATGCGCTCGTTGGAGCCAGGAAGCGCAAAGCCATCAGAGTAGTCAAACATCAGCAG GCATCGAGTCCTGCGAAAGAGGATCCCGAGCCGGAAGAGCCTATCGTTTTGACGAGAACGAGCGACTTGGCTGGATTCAGTGGAAACAAGACGGCCGAGCAAGGCAACACGTCGATGGACACGGGCGTGTCATCGGACCTGTCTGAATCGAGGCCCAGTCTGGCCGGCGAGGAGGAGGACGAAGAGGAAGACGTTGAAATTCTCAACGAAGACGAACGTTCGCGGGGATCTGCTGGAGAGGAAGAATCCGGCGGTGAGTTTTACCAGTCGACGACTCGCAATCATCTCCGCCGTCGCGTCGGTCGCCATTCGGAAGATTCCGAGAGCAACGAGTCCGGCAGCGGACACGAAGGCGGGCGGCGGTTGAGACAGAAGAATCGGCGCACGATGAGACAACGGCGCGATCAAGGAAGGAAACGCCAACGGACAGCGGATGAGATGATAGACGAGGATGATGAGATGGATCCTTGCGGCGGCCATGCGGACGACTCGCGCCGCTGTCATCCGATCGCTCAGCAGAAGACGAGAATTTCGATCCTGCAAGACGCGAGTAGCGTCGGTAGCGTCGACTTCTCTTGCCGCGCCAATACCAACATGATCCATCCGGCGACCTTGGCCCGTCCCCTCATTTCTTCCGCCCACCTAGCGGCGATGGCATCACACAGTTCGGCCGTCGAGAACATTGCGTCTAAATCGTCCGTTCTGGCCGTGGTGGAGACGGCCGGTGCGGCGGCGGCAGCCCTCCGCGCACCGTTGGCCTTGTCGACGGTGATGACATCTAGCGGTCGGCACGCTAACCACTTGTTCCAACACGACGAGATGCTGACCAATCCACCGGAAGAGTACAAGAACGAGGAGGACGATCCTTTCTCGGCCGTCCTGCGCGAAATGAAACTGAAAGGCGAATTCCCCTGCAGACTGTGCGAGGCCGTGTTCCCCAACCTGCGCGCCCTTAAAG GTCACAACCGGAACCATCTGACTCACGCTCCTTACAGGTGCAACATGTGCCCGAGCACGAGTTTGGACAAGGGCGCTTTAATTCGTCACATGCGCACGCACAACGGAGAACGGCCGTACGAGTGCCGTGATTGCCAGTACGCCTTCACGACCAAAGCCAACTGCGAGCGCCACCTGCGCAATCGGCACGGAAAGGCCAACAGGGACGCCGTCAAAGCCTCGATCGTCTACCACTTGAGCGAAGATGCGAATCGGGCGCTCGGCGGCGACAACTCCGACAACTCCGGCAGTTACTACAAGGCCAACCACAACGACCAATCGGCTCTCGATCTGAGCGCCGATCGCGATGAATCCATCGACGAAGAGGAGGAATCAACTGATTACCCatcggaagaagaagaagaggaagaagagaaagaagaagaagatggcgCTGCCATCGAGCAAGACGGCCCCTTGGATTTGACGGTGGACGTGTTGGATTTGCGCAAGCGACGACAGGACCCAAAAGCCACGCAATTTGCTTTGACTTCTACGGCCGTCGTTGCAGTCACGTCGACATCGCATCATCACAACCGCAACGCTGTCGCATCAGCACCTACGGCTGCCGTTGCGCCTACCGTTCAAGCTTCGGCCTCCGATGTGAAGCCAGCCGTTTCCTTCGCCCCGCCCTATTTCCCGTCGTCTTATCCGGGCACGGTCGCCTCGCTGGCCGGACTGCCCTTCTTCTATCCGGGCTTGGGTGGAGCCCCTTATTCGGCTTTTTTCGAATCGAAACTGGTCGAAATGGGCCATCAAAATCCGGCCGTTGACTTGTCAGCCTTGGCTTTGGCCGCGGCTCATCACGACGCCCTGCGTCAGGCGCAGCAAGTGCAGAAGCCGCAGCCGAGCCATCCGGCATCGGCTTCATTGGTCGAAGGACTCTTGATGCCCGCAGCCAAAAAATTCAACGCGGACGCTGCGGAGAACATCCGTCCCGTCGCCATGCCCGTCGCCATGGCCGTGGCGACCAGTCCAGTTAAAATGGAGCCTAAAAAATCGAGCCATCACCACAGCAGCTCGTCGGGCCAGGCCGTTAATGACCCCGGAGTTAAGATGGTGCTGAAGAACGGCGTGCTGGTCAAGAAGCAGAAACAGAGGCGCTACCGGACTGAGCGTCCGTTCGGCTGCGAGCATTGCACGGCCCGTTTCACCTTGCGTTCTAACATGGAACGGCACATCAAGCAACAGCATCCGGACATTTGGTCCAGCCGTCCGCGTGGGCACCGAAGATCGGCTTGCGCATTGACCAAGTCAGCCGCTCTGCCCACCATGGTCGACTTGAAAGGTCACATGGTCAATTCGATGCCGGCCGTTGCGCCGCCCATGGCGCAGGAGGCTTCCGTCAAGCTGGAAGTGGGCGGCAAAGCGCCCATTTCGGAGCAGGTCCGTCAAGCCGTCCAGCAGAAGTTGAAGAAGCGTCGCAACAGCGAACATTCGGAAGACGAGgaagaagacgatgatgaaggcgaagaggaagaagaagaggacgGTAACTTGGTCATCGATATTGAGAGGAAAGATCACGGCCCAGTCGGGCAGCGAACGGTGGCCAGCAAGACGGAACCGGCCGATTTGGCCAGCGTCTCTAAATTGCTGAACAACGCGGTGGCGCAGAGTTTCCAGCAGTATTTCAACCAGCACCGCGATCCCGAGGTTGAAAGCTCTGTGACGAGCGACAAGATCAACCGGGCCAGCCCGTCTGAAGGCAACAACACGGACGAAATGGACGAAGGCGAGTGCACGAGCATCAGCGATGGCCACTCGATGGGCGGCAGCGATTTCGGTGGCAATCGTTCGGACAGCGGCGGCCAGGCCGTTTCGAACATCAAAGGCAAGAAGAAAAGCGCCTATTCGAACGCTCCTCACAGGGTCAGCTGTCCGTACTGTGCCCGGAAGTTCCCCTGGACCAGCTCGCTCCGTCGGCACATCTTGACCCACACGGGCCAGAAGCCGTACAAGTGTCCGCAATGTCCGCTCTGGTTCACCACCAAGTCCAACTGCGACCGCCATCTGTTGCGCAAACACGGCAACCATTTGCGTCACGCCGGAAGCGGCGAAAcggccaacaacaacagcaacaacagcgtTGCCAGCAACGCGGCCGACAATTCGCGCAATGTCCCAGACCGGCCGTACAAGTGCGCCCTGTGCCCGTCGTCCACCTTCGCCACGTCGGACAATCTGAAGAAACACGTCGATAACAAACATTGCCCTGCCCATCACGGCGGAATGAGCAGCCCGGAGTCGATGGCTGCAGCCGACGGCGAGCCTGAGAAAGTGCACCGTCATCAGTCCAGCAATCCAACGAGTCCAGCACCTCAGGCAGGTGACGGCAATTCGGCTGCGGCTGGCGGCGAACAGCTGCCTTTCAAATGCCATTTGTGCGATGATTCCGGAGGCTACGCCGAGAGGCAAGAAGTGCTGGATCACCTCCAGCGAGAGCACAGGGACGAATTTCACGACTTGGTGGGCAAAGTGGGAGCCCTGGTGGCCGAGCCGCCGCCCATGCCCTCGGCGCCCACTTCGGACGAAGGCGAAGATTACGATTCAGTCCGCGGAAAATTTCCCGATTACGTAAATAGAAAG GTGATTTGTGCCTTTTGTTTGCGTCGGTTCTGGTCGGCCGAAGACCTACGACGTCACATGCGAACTCACAGCGGAGAGCGGCCGTACCAGTGCGACGTTTGCTCACGCCGGTTCACGTTGAAGCATTCCATGTTGAGGCACAGGCGGAAGCACGGCGGTTCCGGCCAGGCTGAAGAAAGCgacgaggaggaagaagaggaagaagaagaagaggaaggatCGATCAGTTCGGATCATCGAGCCAACCAACGCCATTGCCGACGGGAATCGTCCAGATCTTCAGCCAAGGCTAAAGTGCGCATGCAGGCCGCCCTCTGGAGCGGCTCTAAATCGGGCAGCAGGTCGACGGGCGGAATGAGATTGCGCGGTCCTTGCGGATCGGATCTGATCAGCAACTTGCTCGGCATTCAAGACACTTCGCTAGTGGACCAGCTCATGTCCAAACCGGCAGACGATGCTGCCCGTCTGCTGGGCGTCACAGGAGGCAATCGAGTTTGA
- the LOC116933078 gene encoding F-box-like/WD repeat-containing protein TBL1XR1, whose product MPVEFTISSKNLYDAGLQVSKCSFHPSEPVLACAIDGGKICLYHKQHTEFKGAAELIVPLSQWNETVFNPVPTQYPVSGISCLQWDVEGKRLAVGYENGTLILWSRDGCRLFERRKHTSRIWSIRWNPILLNVFASGSNDRSALVWDADKKPSPLVQRFVAHDGDRIHDVVWISEIQFASFSRDQNDGIVHICQIGRETPIMTFVHGDSIEALKWNGRFNLLASVSSSSDDRLLLQVWSPSRKDPIRRLNYTNKSRVGCIDWFPPGRESDSLLIVGGCADGSLIVWNLNDDEDQHQTLYGHSLAVNDVSFSPDRRWLASVDQDGYLIIRLTTDWRKAYEAKTGPNYWHQTLSWSGSSDKLAVTNVSSEVFVVEILH is encoded by the exons ATGCCAGTCGAATTCACAATTTCGTCGAAAAATCTTTACGACGCTGGTCTTCAAGTATCAAAATGTTCTTTCCATCCGAGTGAACCAGTTCTCGCCTGTGCAATCGATGGTGGAAAAATTTGCTTGTACCACAAGCAACACACCGAATTCAAAGGTGCTGCTGAATTGATTGTTCCTTTGTCTCAGTGGAACGAGACAGTTTTTAATCCTGTTCCAACACAATACCCCGTTTCCGGAATTTCCTGTCTACAGTGGGAC GTGGAAGGCAAACGATTAGCTGTTGGTTACGAAAACGGCACGTTGATTTTGTGGAGTCGGGACGGATGTCGTTTGTTCGAAAGGAGAAAACACACGTCTAGAATTTGGAGCATTCGATGGAATCCAATCCTGCTCAATGTCTTCGCCAGCGGAAGCAACGACAGG TCGGCCTTGGTGTGGGATGCTGATAAGAAACCTTCACCGCTCGTCCAACGATTCGTGGCTCATGACGGAGATCGGATTCACGACGTCGTTTGGATTTCCGAAATTCAATTCGCTTCGTTTTCCAGGGACCAGAATGACGGGATCGTTCACATTTGTCAAATCGGTAGAGAAACTCCGATCATGACGTTCGTGCACGGT GATTCGATAGAGGCGCTGAAATGGAATGGCCGATTCAATCTTTTGGCTTCGGTGTCATCTTCTAGCGACGACCGGCTGCTTTTACAg GTCTGGTCACCGAGTCGAAAAGATCCAATCAGAAGATTAAATTACACGAATAAATCGCGAGTTGGATGCATTGATTGGTTTCCACCGGGACGTGAGTCTGACTCTTTACTCATTGTCGG GGGTTGTGCGGATGGTTCGCTAATCGTCTGGAATCTGAATGACGACGAAGATCAACACCAAACGCTTTACGGACATTCTCTTGCCGTTAACGACGTATCCTTTTCGCCAGACAGGCGATGGTTAGCCTCCGTTGATCAAGATGGATACTTGATCATCCGATTGACGACC GACTGGCGAAAAGCGTACGAGGCCAAGACAGGACCCAATTACTGGCACCAAACTCTTTCGTGGAGTGGATCCAGTGACAAATTAGCAGTGACCAACGTTAGTTCCGAG GTTTTTGTTGTCGAAATACTCCATTAG
- the LOC116933058 gene encoding uncharacterized protein LOC116933058 isoform X1 codes for MMQPRDAHDDGDCAMEEAGALLLHSSPLPAVMTLTTSSKTNASSPSSSNQQTNDQIRDRQRTASPLSAAAADALVGARKRKAIRVVKHQQQASSPAKEDPEPEEPIVLTRTSDLAGFSGNKTAEQGNTSMDTGVSSDLSESRPSLAGEEEDEEEDVEILNEDERSRGSAGEEESGGEFYQSTTRNHLRRRVGRHSEDSESNESGSGHEGGRRLRQKNRRTMRQRRDQGRKRQRTADEMIDEDDEMDPCGGHADDSRRCHPIAQQKTRISILQDASSVGSVDFSCRANTNMIHPATLARPLISSAHLAAMASHSSAVENIASKSSVLAVVETAGAAAAALRAPLALSTVMTSSGRHANHLFQHDEMLTNPPEEYKNEEDDPFSAVLREMKLKGEFPCRLCEAVFPNLRALKGHNRNHLTHAPYRCNMCPSTSLDKGALIRHMRTHNGERPYECRDCQYAFTTKANCERHLRNRHGKANRDAVKASIVYHLSEDANRALGGDNSDNSGSYYKANHNDQSALDLSADRDESIDEEEESTDYPSEEEEEEEEKEEEDGAAIEQDGPLDLTVDVLDLRKRRQDPKATQFALTSTAVVAVTSTSHHHNRNAVASAPTAAVAPTVQASASDVKPAVSFAPPYFPSSYPGTVASLAGLPFFYPGLGGAPYSAFFESKLVEMGHQNPAVDLSALALAAAHHDALRQAQQVQKPQPSHPASASLVEGLLMPAAKKFNADAAENIRPVAMPVAMAVATSPVKMEPKKSSHHHSSSSGQAVNDPGVKMVLKNGVLVKKQKQRRYRTERPFGCEHCTARFTLRSNMERHIKQQHPDIWSSRPRGHRRSACALTKSAALPTMVDLKGHMVNSMPAVAPPMAQEASVKLEVGGKAPISEQVRQAVQQKLKKRRNSEHSEDEEEDDDEGEEEEEEDGNLVIDIERKDHGPVGQRTVASKTEPADLASVSKLLNNAVAQSFQQYFNQHRDPEVESSVTSDKINRASPSEGNNTDEMDEGECTSISDGHSMGGSDFGGNRSDSGGQAVSNIKGKKKSAYSNAPHRVSCPYCARKFPWTSSLRRHILTHTGQKPYKCPQCPLWFTTKSNCDRHLLRKHGNHLRHAGSGETANNNSNNSVASNAADNSRNVPDRPYKCALCPSSTFATSDNLKKHVDNKHCPAHHGGMSSPESMAAADGEPEKVHRHQSSNPTSPAPQAGDGNSAAAGGEQLPFKCHLCDDSGGYAERQEVLDHLQREHRDEFHDLVGKVGALVAEPPPMPSAPTSDEGEDYDSVRGKFPDYVNRKVICAFCLRRFWSAEDLRRHMRTHSGERPYQCDVCSRRFTLKHSMLRHRRKHGGSGQAEESDEEEEEEEEEEEGSISSDHRANQRHCRRESSRSSAKAKVRMQAALWSGSKSGSRSTGGMRLRGPCGSDLISNLLGIQDTSLVDQLMSKPADDAARLLGVTGGNRV; via the exons ATGATGCAGCCTCGCGACGCTCACGACGACGGCGATTGCGCAATGGAAGAGGCAGGCGCTCTACTACTACACTCATCGCCTTTGCCGGCCGTCATGACTCTGACGACCAGCTCCAAGACAAACGCCTCTTCTCCATCATCGTCCAATCAGCAGACAAACGATCAGATCAGAGACCGTCAGAGGACGGCCTCGCCGCTCTCTGCAGCCGCCGCGGATGCGCTCGTTGGAGCCAGGAAGCGCAAAGCCATCAGAGTAGTCAAACATCAGCAG CAGGCATCGAGTCCTGCGAAAGAGGATCCCGAGCCGGAAGAGCCTATCGTTTTGACGAGAACGAGCGACTTGGCTGGATTCAGTGGAAACAAGACGGCCGAGCAAGGCAACACGTCGATGGACACGGGCGTGTCATCGGACCTGTCTGAATCGAGGCCCAGTCTGGCCGGCGAGGAGGAGGACGAAGAGGAAGACGTTGAAATTCTCAACGAAGACGAACGTTCGCGGGGATCTGCTGGAGAGGAAGAATCCGGCGGTGAGTTTTACCAGTCGACGACTCGCAATCATCTCCGCCGTCGCGTCGGTCGCCATTCGGAAGATTCCGAGAGCAACGAGTCCGGCAGCGGACACGAAGGCGGGCGGCGGTTGAGACAGAAGAATCGGCGCACGATGAGACAACGGCGCGATCAAGGAAGGAAACGCCAACGGACAGCGGATGAGATGATAGACGAGGATGATGAGATGGATCCTTGCGGCGGCCATGCGGACGACTCGCGCCGCTGTCATCCGATCGCTCAGCAGAAGACGAGAATTTCGATCCTGCAAGACGCGAGTAGCGTCGGTAGCGTCGACTTCTCTTGCCGCGCCAATACCAACATGATCCATCCGGCGACCTTGGCCCGTCCCCTCATTTCTTCCGCCCACCTAGCGGCGATGGCATCACACAGTTCGGCCGTCGAGAACATTGCGTCTAAATCGTCCGTTCTGGCCGTGGTGGAGACGGCCGGTGCGGCGGCGGCAGCCCTCCGCGCACCGTTGGCCTTGTCGACGGTGATGACATCTAGCGGTCGGCACGCTAACCACTTGTTCCAACACGACGAGATGCTGACCAATCCACCGGAAGAGTACAAGAACGAGGAGGACGATCCTTTCTCGGCCGTCCTGCGCGAAATGAAACTGAAAGGCGAATTCCCCTGCAGACTGTGCGAGGCCGTGTTCCCCAACCTGCGCGCCCTTAAAG GTCACAACCGGAACCATCTGACTCACGCTCCTTACAGGTGCAACATGTGCCCGAGCACGAGTTTGGACAAGGGCGCTTTAATTCGTCACATGCGCACGCACAACGGAGAACGGCCGTACGAGTGCCGTGATTGCCAGTACGCCTTCACGACCAAAGCCAACTGCGAGCGCCACCTGCGCAATCGGCACGGAAAGGCCAACAGGGACGCCGTCAAAGCCTCGATCGTCTACCACTTGAGCGAAGATGCGAATCGGGCGCTCGGCGGCGACAACTCCGACAACTCCGGCAGTTACTACAAGGCCAACCACAACGACCAATCGGCTCTCGATCTGAGCGCCGATCGCGATGAATCCATCGACGAAGAGGAGGAATCAACTGATTACCCatcggaagaagaagaagaggaagaagagaaagaagaagaagatggcgCTGCCATCGAGCAAGACGGCCCCTTGGATTTGACGGTGGACGTGTTGGATTTGCGCAAGCGACGACAGGACCCAAAAGCCACGCAATTTGCTTTGACTTCTACGGCCGTCGTTGCAGTCACGTCGACATCGCATCATCACAACCGCAACGCTGTCGCATCAGCACCTACGGCTGCCGTTGCGCCTACCGTTCAAGCTTCGGCCTCCGATGTGAAGCCAGCCGTTTCCTTCGCCCCGCCCTATTTCCCGTCGTCTTATCCGGGCACGGTCGCCTCGCTGGCCGGACTGCCCTTCTTCTATCCGGGCTTGGGTGGAGCCCCTTATTCGGCTTTTTTCGAATCGAAACTGGTCGAAATGGGCCATCAAAATCCGGCCGTTGACTTGTCAGCCTTGGCTTTGGCCGCGGCTCATCACGACGCCCTGCGTCAGGCGCAGCAAGTGCAGAAGCCGCAGCCGAGCCATCCGGCATCGGCTTCATTGGTCGAAGGACTCTTGATGCCCGCAGCCAAAAAATTCAACGCGGACGCTGCGGAGAACATCCGTCCCGTCGCCATGCCCGTCGCCATGGCCGTGGCGACCAGTCCAGTTAAAATGGAGCCTAAAAAATCGAGCCATCACCACAGCAGCTCGTCGGGCCAGGCCGTTAATGACCCCGGAGTTAAGATGGTGCTGAAGAACGGCGTGCTGGTCAAGAAGCAGAAACAGAGGCGCTACCGGACTGAGCGTCCGTTCGGCTGCGAGCATTGCACGGCCCGTTTCACCTTGCGTTCTAACATGGAACGGCACATCAAGCAACAGCATCCGGACATTTGGTCCAGCCGTCCGCGTGGGCACCGAAGATCGGCTTGCGCATTGACCAAGTCAGCCGCTCTGCCCACCATGGTCGACTTGAAAGGTCACATGGTCAATTCGATGCCGGCCGTTGCGCCGCCCATGGCGCAGGAGGCTTCCGTCAAGCTGGAAGTGGGCGGCAAAGCGCCCATTTCGGAGCAGGTCCGTCAAGCCGTCCAGCAGAAGTTGAAGAAGCGTCGCAACAGCGAACATTCGGAAGACGAGgaagaagacgatgatgaaggcgaagaggaagaagaagaggacgGTAACTTGGTCATCGATATTGAGAGGAAAGATCACGGCCCAGTCGGGCAGCGAACGGTGGCCAGCAAGACGGAACCGGCCGATTTGGCCAGCGTCTCTAAATTGCTGAACAACGCGGTGGCGCAGAGTTTCCAGCAGTATTTCAACCAGCACCGCGATCCCGAGGTTGAAAGCTCTGTGACGAGCGACAAGATCAACCGGGCCAGCCCGTCTGAAGGCAACAACACGGACGAAATGGACGAAGGCGAGTGCACGAGCATCAGCGATGGCCACTCGATGGGCGGCAGCGATTTCGGTGGCAATCGTTCGGACAGCGGCGGCCAGGCCGTTTCGAACATCAAAGGCAAGAAGAAAAGCGCCTATTCGAACGCTCCTCACAGGGTCAGCTGTCCGTACTGTGCCCGGAAGTTCCCCTGGACCAGCTCGCTCCGTCGGCACATCTTGACCCACACGGGCCAGAAGCCGTACAAGTGTCCGCAATGTCCGCTCTGGTTCACCACCAAGTCCAACTGCGACCGCCATCTGTTGCGCAAACACGGCAACCATTTGCGTCACGCCGGAAGCGGCGAAAcggccaacaacaacagcaacaacagcgtTGCCAGCAACGCGGCCGACAATTCGCGCAATGTCCCAGACCGGCCGTACAAGTGCGCCCTGTGCCCGTCGTCCACCTTCGCCACGTCGGACAATCTGAAGAAACACGTCGATAACAAACATTGCCCTGCCCATCACGGCGGAATGAGCAGCCCGGAGTCGATGGCTGCAGCCGACGGCGAGCCTGAGAAAGTGCACCGTCATCAGTCCAGCAATCCAACGAGTCCAGCACCTCAGGCAGGTGACGGCAATTCGGCTGCGGCTGGCGGCGAACAGCTGCCTTTCAAATGCCATTTGTGCGATGATTCCGGAGGCTACGCCGAGAGGCAAGAAGTGCTGGATCACCTCCAGCGAGAGCACAGGGACGAATTTCACGACTTGGTGGGCAAAGTGGGAGCCCTGGTGGCCGAGCCGCCGCCCATGCCCTCGGCGCCCACTTCGGACGAAGGCGAAGATTACGATTCAGTCCGCGGAAAATTTCCCGATTACGTAAATAGAAAG GTGATTTGTGCCTTTTGTTTGCGTCGGTTCTGGTCGGCCGAAGACCTACGACGTCACATGCGAACTCACAGCGGAGAGCGGCCGTACCAGTGCGACGTTTGCTCACGCCGGTTCACGTTGAAGCATTCCATGTTGAGGCACAGGCGGAAGCACGGCGGTTCCGGCCAGGCTGAAGAAAGCgacgaggaggaagaagaggaagaagaagaagaggaaggatCGATCAGTTCGGATCATCGAGCCAACCAACGCCATTGCCGACGGGAATCGTCCAGATCTTCAGCCAAGGCTAAAGTGCGCATGCAGGCCGCCCTCTGGAGCGGCTCTAAATCGGGCAGCAGGTCGACGGGCGGAATGAGATTGCGCGGTCCTTGCGGATCGGATCTGATCAGCAACTTGCTCGGCATTCAAGACACTTCGCTAGTGGACCAGCTCATGTCCAAACCGGCAGACGATGCTGCCCGTCTGCTGGGCGTCACAGGAGGCAATCGAGTTTGA
- the LOC116936392 gene encoding uncharacterized protein LOC116936392 — translation MHSQAAVVITTFVIIAALLIGQISSLPTTKKALDVTSSSTSTTGVNDVTTAISSNKAAILPTSNSIGNKGYIRVSLDDSKLQELSAFATEQIRLRQKSAEISLKGVSFALKQISTSQAESNYKLTLVLANKGEKRSQFLICNVDIVHDASANQRQAKTNCVRANIVTGIQSIRPDGSFQEDADLAATVFAANEFNRQGNNSSPLTLLHYVASGSHEMISGTEYKLHMQVQTSPKDDQVLLCETSVLPRNPRMLHGTECGHLAGKDHTGSYSAADIKDADVKETAEFAANALKERQIVEASDGLIPVKIARVWKKPVRGIQRRLRMTLSDDGEGAQPSSYCLAVVFEDRLSGEYELVTGPGNTVCSPTPPTA, via the coding sequence ATGCATTCACAAGCTGCCGTAGTAATCACAACATTTGTGATTATTGCAGCACTTTTAATTGGCCAAATATCATCTCTTCCAACCACGAAAAAGGCATTGGATGTCACGTCGTCATCGACTTCCACGACTGGTGTGAATGACGTCACAACTGCCATCTCCAGCAACAAAGCAGCCATTCTCCCGACATCTAATTCCATTGGCAACAAAGGCTACATTCGAGTCAGTCTCGATGACAGCAAGCTTCAAGAATTATCTGCTTTTGCTACGGAGCAGATTCGATTACGTCAGAAATCCGCAGAAATCTCATTGAAGGGCGTTTCTTTCGCTTTGAAGCAAATTTCGACATCGCAAGCCGAGAGCAACTACAAGCTGACGTTAGTACTGGCTAACAAGGGAGAGAAACGATCCCAATTTTTGATATGCAACGTTGACATCGTTCACGATGCATCCGCAAATCAGAGGCAAGCGAAAACGAATTGCGTAAGGGCCAACATTGTGACCGGCATTCAATCAATACGTCCCGACGGAAGTTTCCAGGAGGACGCCGATCTTGCGGCAACTGTTTTCGCAGCAAACGAATTCAATCGTCAGGGCAACAATTCATCTCCGCTGACTCTCTTGCATTACGTGGCTTCCGGTTCGCACGAAATGATTTCCGGCACTGAATACAAATTGCACATGCAGGTGCAGACAAGCCCTAAAGACGACCAGGTTTTGCTTTGCGAAACGAGTGTTTTGCCGAGAAACCCTAGGATGCTGCACGGAACAGAATGTGGCCATCTAGCGGGAAAAGACCATACCGGATCTTACAGCGCAGCCGACATCAAGGATGCGGATGTGAAAGAGACAGCCGAATTTGCTGCCAATGCCCTGAAGGAGCGACAAATTGTAGAAGCATCTGATGGATTGATTCCAGTGAAAATTGCGAGAGTTTGGAAGAAACCTGTTCGCGGAATTCAACGGCGACTACGTATGACATTGAGTGACGATGGCGAAGGAGCCCAGCCATCTTCTTATTGCCTCGCAGTCGTCTTTGAAGACAGGCTGTCTGGCGAATATGAACTGGTTACCGGACCTGGAAACACTGTCTGTTCGCCTACGCCACCTACCGCTTGA